One Mauremys mutica isolate MM-2020 ecotype Southern unplaced genomic scaffold, ASM2049712v1 Super-Scaffold_100033, whole genome shotgun sequence genomic region harbors:
- the LOC123358232 gene encoding butyrophilin subfamily 1 member A1-like isoform X2 has protein sequence MAEQTRDITQRFTAKLQAEIITGWRSAQLYAVDVTLDPSTANPYLVLAEDQKRVTHRDERQDLPDNPERFDTMAVVLGAEGFTGGRRYWEVEVGEKNLWTL, from the exons ATGGCAG AACAAA CACGTGACATAACCCAAAGATTCACAG ccaAACTCCAGGCTGAGATCA TTACAGGGTGGAGAAGCGCGCAGCTCTACGCAG tggatgtgactctggatcccagCACAGCAAATCCCTACCTCGTCCTGGCTGAGGATCAGAAACGTGTGACACACCGAGACGAGCGCCAGGATCTGCCTGACAATCCGGAGAGATTTGATACTATGGCGGTTGTCCTGGGCGCTGAGGGATTCACGGGCGGGAgacgttactgggaggtggaggttggAGAAAAGAATCTCTGGACTCTGTAG
- the LOC123358231 gene encoding selection and upkeep of intraepithelial T-cells protein 1-like, translated as MLGSSEACYLLPAAPWHCHCITLTRHLVCYFSCSPDPAMMMGKVPSFSPGSTVSSALPGYVALCLALQVQRLVSAQFTVTGPDRPITASVGGEAVLPCHLSPRMSAQSMEVRWVRSQDSAVVHLYQNGQDQYENQMLDYQGRTELLKDDITSGSVSLRIRDIRPSDEGLTLVYFNHLPFFKAPQCSCRWKAWALALTSLWRDIRTEGSRWCVVHPDGTHSPRLSGEIFRGSSYHQPLKTYPKQLVACFKQRLPLL; from the exons ATGTTAGGCAGCAGTGAGGCCTGTTacctcctccctgcagctccatggcACTGTCACTGCATCACACTCACCCGCCATCTGGTTTgttatttctcctgttccccagacccagctatgatgatggggaaggttccctccttctcccccggcTCCACAGTGAGCTCCGCTCTGCCCGGCTACGTCGCTCTCTGCCTCGCTCTACAGGTGCAGAGGCTGGTGTCAG CACAGTTCACAGTGACTGGACCTGATCGTCCAATCACAGCATCTGTCGGTGGGGAGGCcgtcctgccctgccacctctcccccaggatgAGCGCTCAGAGCATGGAGGTGAGATGGGTCCGATCCCAGGACTCTGCAGTTGTGCACCTGTACCAAAATGGGCAGGATCAGTATGAAAATCAGATGTTGGACTATCAAGGAAGGACAGAGCTGCTGAAAGATGACATCACCAGTGGAAGTGTTTCCCTGAGAATACGTGATATCCGACCTTCTGACGAAGGTCTGACGCTTGTTTATTTCAATCACTTACCTTTTTTCAAGGCGCCTCAGTGCTCCTGCAGGTGGAAG GCTTGGGCTCTGGCCCTgacatctctgtggagggacatcAGGACGGAGGGATCAAGGTGGTGTGTCGTTCATCCAGATGGTACCCACAGCCCGAGGCTCAGTGGAGAGATCTTCAGGGGCAGCTCTTACCATCAGCCTCTGAAAACATATCCCAAGCAGCTGGTGGCCTGTTTCAAACAGAGATTGCCATTGTTATAA
- the LOC123358232 gene encoding uncharacterized protein LOC123358232 isoform X1, giving the protein MAEQTRDITQRFTAKLQAEIITGWRSAQLYAGRSRPAWAAGREVPAGVRAEPCQQHRAGLTQPLGCPRTPLSAWSSSCQGVHATSRGYTWGGSCPDWPAAGRRGSSLLPLCLAPALAVGSRRMDAGPGAE; this is encoded by the exons ATGGCAG AACAAA CACGTGACATAACCCAAAGATTCACAG ccaAACTCCAGGCTGAGATCA TTACAGGGTGGAGAAGCGCGCAGCTCTACGCAG GGAGATCAAGACCTGCATGGGCCGCAGGGAGAGAGGttccagcaggggtcagggctgagccatgtcAGCAGCACCGTGCGGGGCTCACACAGCCGCTGGGATGTCCTCGTACCCCACTCAGTGCAtggagctccagctgccagggtgTACATGCCACTTCTCGAGGCTACACGTGGGGGGGGTCCTGCCCAGATTGGCCtgctgcagggagaagggggagttccCTTCTCCCGctgtgcctggccccagccctggcagtggggagcaggaggatggATGCGGGACCAGGTGCTGAGTGA